The following proteins are encoded in a genomic region of Cryptomeria japonica chromosome 11, Sugi_1.0, whole genome shotgun sequence:
- the LOC131860179 gene encoding uncharacterized protein LOC131860179: MNWAKTSNQNAAILLLDFEKAYDRIEWSFIDTMLKAFGFPNLFCKYIKLLLKDAMAQVDINGSLSEPFPLTRSIRQGCPLALALFVIASEALTYILTNDTSSLAVKGITLPNNEDLSICQFADDTSLFIKMEDDNFNCLTKKLDLFCSISGAKLSQAKCICLGWDEHPQGWLLKFGFQWGGPTTITKYLGIPFAVDPSIKDMWLWVKTKITKKLNSWFNRFLSLAGKLQVCQKILSSYNIYYASSWMFNNYQILEIHKAIRNFLWSDGKGNKKCHMVKWDWCCTDKKYGGLGLKDLRLQGIALATKWISHCVDGEEPWKVLVRNNILRGYPKKAKTWKNLPFADIIFGKFPTAVHGSAVFKTLWRAWELSRHCISDNAFHSDDSLHGERSIWWNLYLQGKPLALTQGCSAKVWNNLGISTFMDLFENDCLINWDELRYKYNLPAAHKKTYSMLTRACSNIPSNCLVDSHRFTNSKWTDGSLLTKLKAKNVYNSLNNNLSIIKHVNNVWYTDLEMKDWNKNFKRIWKSSIDPKIRCFRWLLLINRIPINNYQMNYDSCTFCNKPETCRHIFFECNFAKKVWELCGITYPKYIDIFEIIIGYIHGLKNDSNILWFIISANILWQLWKCRNEERFQGAHRSLTELYLKLTLIKISSQVCITMMIEREKLIRFLKMGHSTMFVFEMKDGYDFRNHMNNMVFFNKTVKKLHKEITKNKNATDDQIKIIAQIQANKSIAWMEGPLGWTAWVEQFEDLLH; encoded by the coding sequence ATGAACTGGGCTAAGACCTCCAACCAAAACGCTGCTATCCTTCTCTTGgattttgagaaagcctatgatagaatAGAATGGAGCTTTATTGATACTATGCTCAAGGCCTTTGGTTTCCCTAACCTATTCTGTAAGTATATCAAACTTTTGCTTAAAGATGCTATGGCCCAAGTTGATATTAATGGATCTCTTTCGGAGCCCTTTCCTCTAACTCGATCTATTAGACAGGGATGTCCACTTGCCCTTGCTCTATTTGTAATTGCTTCTGAAGCTCTTACATACATCCTTACTAACGACACTTCATCCCTGGCTGTCAAAGGTATCACTCTTCCCAACAATGAGGATCTATCTATCTGCCAATTCGCTGATGATACTAGCTTATTCATTAAGATGGAAGATGATAACTTTAATTGTCTTACTAAGAAACTTGATCTCTTCTGCTCGATCTCGGGTGCTAAACTATCTCAGGCCAAATGTATTTGTCTTGGCTGGGATGAACATCCTCAGGGGTGGTTGTTGAAATTTGGCTTCCAGTGGGGTGGCCCAACCACCATAACCAAATACCTGGGCATCCCTTTTGCTGTAGATCCCTCTATTAAGGATATGTGGTTATGGGTTAAGACCAAAATCACAAAAAAGCTTAATAGCTGGTTCAACCGATTCCTGTCACTTGCTGGCAAACTTCAAGTCTGTCAAAAGATTTTATCTTCATACAACATATACTACGCTTCTTCTTGGATGTTCAACAACTATCAAATTTTAGAAATCCACAAGGCTATAAGGAACTTCCTTTGGTCGGACGGTAAAGGAAATAAAAAGTGCCACATGGTTAAATGGGACTGGTGCTGCACTGATAAAAAATATGGAGGGCTTGGTCTAAAAGACCTTAGACTCCAAGGTATTGCACTTGCCACCAAGTGGATCTCTCACTGTGTAGATGGAGAAGAGCCATGGAAAGTACTTGTTAGGAACAATATCTTGAGAGGTTACCCAAAAAAAGCTAAAACTTGGAAAAATCTCCCATTTGCTGATATCATCTTTGGTAAATTTCCTACTGCTGTGCATGGCTCTGCAGTATTCAAAACATTATGGAGAGCTTGGGAGTTGTCTAGACACTGCATTTCTGATAATGCATTCCATTCGGACGACTCTCTACATGGTGAGAGGTCTATTTGGTGGAATCTGTATCTCCAAGGGAAGCCGCTTGCCTTGACTCAAGGCTGTTCGGCCAAAGTTTGGAATAACTTGGGAATCTCCACATTCATGGACCTTTTTGAAAATGATTGCTTGATTAATTGGGATGAGTTAAGATATAAATATAATCTTCCTGCCGCTCATAAAAAAACATACTCCATGCTTACTAGAGCCTGCTCGAATATCCCTTCAAACTGCCTCGTTGACTCTCATAGATTCACTAACAGCAAATGGACTGATGGTTCTCTACTGACTAAACTTAAAGCCAAAAATGTTTACAACTCCCTGAATAATAATCTTAGTATTATTAAGCATGTTAATAATGTGTGGTATACTGACCTGGAGATGAAGGACTGGAATAAAAATTTTAAAAGAATCTGGAAATCCTCCATTGACCCCAAGATCAGATGTTTTAGATGGTTATTGTTAATTAATAGAATACCTATTAACAATTACCAGATGAATTATGATAGTTGTACCTTCTGCAATAAACCTGAAACTTGTAGACATATATTCTTTGAATGTAATTTTGCAAAGAAAGTATGGGAATTATGTGGAATTACGTACCCCAAGTACATTGATATCTTTGAAATTATTATAGGTTACATTCATGGActtaaaaatgattctaatattCTATGGTTCATTATTTCAGCTAACATTTTATGGCAGCTATGGAAATGCAGAAATGAGGAAAGGTTTCAAGGTGCACATAGATCTCTTACTGAGTTATACCTTAAACTCACCCTTATTAAAATCTCTTCGCAGGTTTGTATTACGATGATGATCGAGAGGGAGAAACTGATCAGATTCCTCAAGATGGGGCACTCTACTATGTTCGTGTTTGAAATGAAAGATGGTTACGACTTTCGTAACCACATGAACAATATGGTTTTTTTCAATAAAACGGTGAAAAAGCTGCACAAGGAAATTACCAAAAACAAGAATGCGACTGATGATCAGATAAAAATAATTGCTCAAATCCAAGCTAATAAAAGCATCGCTTGGATGGAAGGACCTCTCGGATGGACAGCTTGGGTTGAACAGTTTGAAGACCTGCTGCATTAA